A region of Halosolutus amylolyticus DNA encodes the following proteins:
- a CDS encoding universal stress protein, whose translation MYDCILVPTDGSEEGEHALEYAFDLARAHDATVRVLYVVNVAGYGGLPMETAWEGISDALYTEGEAAVERAEELAPDDVEVETSVREGAPSRTIIDRASPENCDLVVMGTHGRGGIDRLLLGSVAERVVRRADVPVLTVRVGDDDERGEAAERSPVAVE comes from the coding sequence ATGTACGACTGTATCCTCGTCCCGACCGACGGGTCGGAAGAGGGCGAACACGCCCTCGAGTACGCGTTCGACCTCGCGCGGGCCCACGACGCGACGGTTCGCGTGCTGTACGTGGTCAACGTCGCCGGCTACGGTGGTCTCCCCATGGAGACGGCGTGGGAAGGGATCAGCGACGCACTGTACACGGAAGGCGAAGCCGCCGTGGAACGCGCCGAGGAGCTCGCTCCAGACGACGTCGAGGTCGAAACCAGCGTCCGCGAGGGGGCCCCGAGTCGAACGATCATCGATCGGGCCTCGCCCGAGAACTGCGATCTCGTCGTGATGGGAACCCACGGCCGCGGCGGCATCGATCGCCTCCTCCTGGGGAGCGTCGCGGAACGGGTCGTCCGCCGGGCCGACGTCCCGGTGCTTACGGTCCGGGTCGGCGACGACGACGAACGTGGCGAGGCGGCCGAACGATCGCCCGTCGCCGTCGAGTAA
- a CDS encoding DUF1059 domain-containing protein — protein MVTERYRFECRDVADCDVVVYSEFEESIYEAARSHLKDVHGREVTDDDVAPYIEEL, from the coding sequence ATGGTCACGGAACGGTATCGGTTCGAATGTCGCGACGTCGCGGACTGCGACGTGGTCGTCTACAGCGAGTTCGAGGAGTCGATATACGAGGCCGCCCGGTCCCACCTGAAGGACGTCCACGGACGCGAGGTCACCGACGACGACGTCGCTCCCTACATCGAAGAACTCTGA
- a CDS encoding biotin--[acetyl-CoA-carboxylase] ligase, translating into MNETRRAILAAIDDGPLSGPELADELDVSRAAVWKHIEALREAGFEIESGPDGYDFAGVTAYNGPAVEYGLDAPFTIEYHDSVGSTNDRARDLASEGAADVAVLADEQTGGRGRLEREWSAPSGGVWVSVVSRPAIAPARAPLYTLAASVAITQAAREAGVDARIKWPNDVVVPIDGTDYRKLAGILTEMEGETGRVEWLTVGIGVNANIDADALPETATSIRAESGDVDRRVFVQRLLEGFDRYRSDLDSVVPAWREHALTLGQRVRIDRPAGDLVGEAIDVTDSGALVVETDDGRETVSAGDCEHLRPV; encoded by the coding sequence ATGAACGAGACGCGACGAGCGATCCTCGCGGCCATCGACGACGGCCCGCTGTCGGGTCCGGAGCTGGCCGACGAACTGGACGTCTCGCGAGCGGCCGTCTGGAAGCACATCGAGGCGCTCCGCGAGGCCGGCTTCGAGATCGAGAGCGGTCCCGACGGCTACGACTTCGCCGGGGTCACGGCGTACAACGGCCCGGCGGTCGAGTACGGGCTCGACGCGCCGTTTACGATCGAGTACCACGACTCGGTCGGGAGCACGAACGATCGGGCGCGCGACCTGGCGTCGGAGGGGGCCGCGGACGTCGCCGTCCTGGCGGACGAGCAGACCGGCGGGCGCGGCCGACTCGAACGCGAGTGGTCCGCCCCCTCGGGTGGTGTCTGGGTAAGCGTCGTCTCGCGACCGGCGATCGCGCCGGCGAGGGCACCGCTGTACACGCTCGCTGCCTCGGTCGCGATCACGCAGGCGGCCCGCGAAGCGGGCGTCGACGCGCGGATCAAGTGGCCAAACGACGTGGTCGTCCCGATCGACGGGACCGACTACCGGAAACTCGCAGGAATTCTCACGGAGATGGAGGGCGAGACGGGACGCGTCGAGTGGCTCACCGTCGGGATCGGCGTCAACGCGAACATCGACGCCGACGCCCTGCCCGAGACGGCTACCAGCATCCGCGCGGAATCCGGCGACGTCGATCGACGCGTCTTCGTCCAGCGACTCCTGGAGGGGTTCGACCGGTACCGATCGGACCTCGACTCCGTCGTGCCGGCCTGGCGCGAGCACGCGCTGACGCTCGGCCAGCGGGTGCGGATCGATCGGCCGGCCGGCGACCTCGTCGGGGAGGCGATCGACGTGACCGACTCGGGTGCGCTCGTCGTCGAGACCGACGACGGGCGGGAAACCGTCTCCGCGGGCGACTGCGAACACCTCCGGCCGGTCTGA
- a CDS encoding DUF7504 family protein, with protein MPADTPFYVLLEDGPPLGGQIVQAVSTVVDEGREELAPLQETVDPEVLETIVRERSTRFVSIVYEGVQVTVLNGTRLVVRDPDSIHAALTGVSNVLVPTTERSEVCTELLTPYPPAWENVLVISFDDPSVHLEGRPAETGIVTVGGFTRSASTSASEPVRTDTGPDPPSIAAVEDPTDLATLESVITDQLSAWATNDNRTVVCFHSLSELLGHVDWTTGRRFLEALARKISAADAIAHYHVDVGACPGVDLDALESIVDATVERDETGLRVRDS; from the coding sequence ATGCCAGCCGATACTCCGTTTTACGTTCTCCTCGAGGACGGGCCGCCACTGGGCGGACAGATCGTCCAGGCCGTCTCGACGGTCGTCGACGAGGGACGAGAGGAACTCGCGCCGCTCCAGGAAACCGTCGATCCGGAGGTCCTGGAAACGATCGTCCGCGAAAGGTCCACGCGGTTCGTTTCCATCGTCTACGAGGGGGTTCAGGTGACCGTCCTGAACGGGACGCGGCTGGTCGTTCGAGATCCGGACTCGATTCACGCGGCACTCACCGGCGTCTCGAACGTGCTCGTGCCGACGACGGAACGATCGGAGGTGTGTACCGAACTGTTGACCCCGTATCCCCCGGCGTGGGAGAACGTTCTCGTTATCTCGTTCGACGATCCGTCCGTTCACCTCGAGGGTCGTCCGGCCGAGACGGGGATCGTCACCGTCGGCGGATTCACGCGATCGGCATCGACGTCCGCGTCCGAACCGGTCCGGACGGACACGGGACCCGATCCGCCGTCGATCGCCGCGGTCGAGGATCCGACCGACCTGGCGACGCTCGAATCGGTAATCACCGACCAGCTCTCCGCGTGGGCGACGAACGACAATCGGACCGTCGTCTGCTTTCATTCGCTCTCCGAGCTATTAGGGCACGTCGACTGGACGACTGGACGGCGGTTTCTCGAGGCGCTCGCCCGGAAAATCAGTGCGGCGGACGCGATCGCTCACTACCACGTCGACGTCGGCGCCTGCCCAGGGGTCGACCTGGACGCGCTCGAATCGATCGTCGACGCGACCGTCGAACGGGACGAGACCGGACTCCGGGTCCGGGACTCGTAG
- a CDS encoding tyrosine--tRNA ligase — MDTYDLITRNAEEVVTDEEVRDLASEPEGKRVYVGYEPSGVLHLGHLLTANKLIDLQEAGMEVVVLLADVHAYLNGKGTFEEIRDTAEQMKAQFVAYGLDEAETEFVYGSEFQLDEEYTLDLHELELSTTMNRAQRAMAEIQGDETAKVSHLVYPLMQTLDIEYLDLDLAVGGLDQRKVHMLAREKLPELDYEVRPALHTPIVADLTTGEGKMSSSEGVTISMEDSTEDVEEKVNSAFCPPTRDPEGDLENPVLELFEYHVFPRFETVTVERPEKYGGDLTYESYEALAADLESGELHPADAKSTLAACLDELIAPGREKLRELRA, encoded by the coding sequence ATGGACACCTACGACCTGATCACGCGAAACGCCGAGGAGGTCGTCACCGACGAGGAGGTGCGCGACCTCGCGAGCGAGCCCGAGGGCAAGCGCGTCTACGTCGGCTACGAGCCCTCCGGCGTGCTCCACCTCGGTCACCTGCTGACTGCGAACAAGCTGATCGACCTCCAGGAGGCCGGCATGGAGGTCGTCGTCCTGCTCGCGGACGTCCACGCCTACCTCAACGGGAAAGGGACGTTCGAGGAGATCCGCGACACCGCCGAGCAAATGAAAGCCCAGTTCGTCGCCTACGGCCTCGACGAGGCGGAGACGGAGTTCGTCTACGGCTCGGAGTTCCAGCTGGACGAGGAGTACACCCTCGACCTCCACGAACTCGAACTCTCGACGACGATGAACCGCGCCCAGCGCGCGATGGCCGAGATCCAGGGCGACGAGACGGCGAAGGTGAGCCACCTGGTCTACCCGCTGATGCAGACGCTGGACATCGAGTACCTCGACCTCGACCTCGCGGTCGGCGGACTCGACCAGCGCAAGGTCCACATGCTCGCCCGCGAGAAACTTCCCGAACTCGACTACGAGGTCCGGCCCGCCCTCCACACCCCGATCGTCGCCGATCTCACCACCGGCGAGGGGAAGATGTCCTCGAGCGAGGGCGTCACCATTTCGATGGAAGACTCCACCGAGGACGTAGAAGAGAAGGTCAACTCGGCGTTCTGTCCGCCGACGCGCGACCCCGAGGGCGACCTCGAAAACCCCGTACTCGAACTGTTCGAGTACCACGTCTTCCCGCGGTTCGAGACGGTGACCGTCGAGCGACCCGAGAAGTACGGCGGCGACCTCACCTACGAGTCCTACGAGGCGCTCGCAGCGGACCTCGAATCCGGCGAACTCCACCCCGCCGACGCGAAGAGCACCCTGGCGGCGTGTCTCGACGAACTGATCGCACCGGGTCGCGAGAAACTCCGCGAACTGCGGGCCTGA
- a CDS encoding HalOD1 output domain-containing protein: MTESIDSTDDDIVTCRDLDTSRESPAIQIVDIVADLEDADPAEIDPIYNCVDGLIADLFSSPPPAAAEAELTFTYQGYRIHVQQDGTTTFCHAP, encoded by the coding sequence ATGACCGAGTCGATCGATTCGACGGACGACGACATCGTTACGTGCCGCGACCTCGACACCTCGCGGGAGTCGCCGGCGATCCAGATCGTGGACATCGTCGCCGATCTCGAAGACGCCGATCCGGCCGAGATCGACCCGATCTACAACTGCGTCGACGGGCTGATCGCCGACCTCTTCTCGTCACCGCCGCCCGCCGCGGCCGAGGCGGAACTGACGTTCACGTATCAGGGGTATCGGATCCACGTCCAGCAGGACGGCACCACCACGTTCTGTCACGCACCCTGA
- a CDS encoding 4-phosphopantoate--beta-alanine ligase — translation MTDYETVSAEVEDEEEIPEDHPRYQDLLTRHRIEEGVEKGITHLQGMHAEGRGSAFDYLLGEETIPSADAAERAAAAHLLLADRPVLSINGNVAALVPGEMVALAEATGADLEVNLFNRTPDRIAAIADHLREHGAEDVRGLEADARIPNLDHQRAKVDADGIYAADVVLVPLEDGDRAEALDEMDKTEIVIDLNPLSRSPQVADVPIVDNIIRAVPNMTAHARDLADADEAELREIVEAFDREAALENAEERIRNGF, via the coding sequence GTGACCGATTACGAGACCGTCTCTGCGGAGGTCGAGGACGAGGAGGAGATCCCGGAGGACCATCCCCGCTACCAGGATCTGCTCACTCGCCACCGGATCGAGGAGGGCGTCGAGAAGGGGATCACCCACCTCCAGGGGATGCACGCGGAAGGCCGCGGAAGCGCCTTCGACTACCTGCTCGGCGAGGAGACGATCCCGAGCGCCGACGCGGCCGAACGCGCGGCCGCTGCCCACCTGCTTCTCGCCGATCGGCCGGTCCTCTCGATCAACGGCAACGTGGCGGCGCTCGTCCCCGGCGAGATGGTCGCCCTCGCCGAGGCGACCGGGGCCGACCTCGAGGTCAACCTGTTCAACCGGACGCCGGACCGGATCGCGGCGATCGCCGACCACCTTCGCGAGCACGGTGCCGAGGACGTCAGGGGGCTCGAGGCCGACGCCCGGATCCCGAACCTGGATCACCAGCGGGCGAAGGTCGACGCCGACGGCATCTACGCCGCCGACGTCGTCCTCGTCCCGCTGGAGGACGGCGATCGAGCGGAGGCCTTAGACGAGATGGACAAGACCGAGATCGTGATCGACCTCAATCCCCTCTCGCGATCGCCGCAGGTCGCCGACGTGCCGATCGTCGACAACATCATTCGCGCCGTCCCGAACATGACCGCACACGCGCGGGATCTGGCGGACGCCGACGAGGCGGAACTGCGGGAGATCGTCGAGGCGTTCGATCGCGAGGCGGCCCTCGAGAACGCGGAAGAACGGATTCGGAACGGGTTCTGA
- a CDS encoding class I SAM-dependent methyltransferase: MATDHRDRNPANGRSSSDDEHAAHLERSRTVWDRWSDYYGMSERDFEPMREALIDRLALEPGDRVLEIGCGPGVNFERLRTDVGPDGELVAVDYSPGMVENARDRIEEHGWENVEVRRADATTIDFDEPFDAAIATLSLSVMPDARRTIETVYRSLVPGARFAVLDVRMIPSGPARILNPIVWRFFRWYANWNPDNDVVGSLAAVFEDCDGAGHRSDGEAAGTCDVVETSLAGSAYSVVCTRPGAE; the protein is encoded by the coding sequence ATGGCTACCGACCATCGGGACCGAAATCCAGCGAACGGCCGTTCCAGTTCGGACGATGAGCACGCCGCCCACCTCGAGCGCAGTCGGACGGTCTGGGACCGCTGGAGCGATTACTACGGGATGAGCGAGCGGGACTTCGAACCGATGCGCGAGGCGCTGATCGATCGACTGGCTCTCGAGCCGGGCGATCGCGTGCTGGAAATCGGTTGCGGTCCGGGAGTGAACTTCGAGCGGCTCCGGACGGATGTCGGCCCGGACGGCGAGCTCGTCGCCGTCGACTACAGCCCGGGGATGGTCGAAAACGCCCGCGACCGGATCGAAGAGCACGGCTGGGAGAACGTCGAGGTCCGGCGGGCCGACGCCACGACGATCGACTTCGACGAACCGTTCGACGCGGCGATCGCGACGCTGTCGCTGTCCGTGATGCCGGACGCTCGCCGCACGATCGAGACCGTCTATCGGTCGCTCGTCCCGGGCGCCAGGTTCGCCGTGCTCGACGTTCGGATGATTCCGTCGGGTCCAGCCCGCATCCTGAACCCGATCGTGTGGCGATTCTTCCGCTGGTACGCGAACTGGAACCCCGACAACGACGTTGTGGGGTCCCTCGCCGCCGTCTTCGAGGACTGCGATGGGGCGGGGCATCGAAGCGACGGCGAAGCCGCCGGCACTTGCGACGTCGTCGAGACGTCCCTCGCCGGCAGCGCGTACTCCGTCGTCTGTACCAGACCCGGAGCAGAGTGA
- a CDS encoding helix-turn-helix domain-containing protein: MKSIGIEIGYTKETIPPLHEGLCESPALDRELIVGGQSVDGTETITSFVYGEPEPYESLLSDRDAVLEYDITTADDGFFCYLRRELGPDGLSLLDALAQNTVVVVPPIEVRSDRTIRLTLVGHSTDLTAVMEEAPDGIRFDVRWVGDDVTVSDTAVTDRQSRALRAAWEVGFYEVPRKAGIEAVADELGCAVSTASELLRRGEANAVERVLEDGP, encoded by the coding sequence ATGAAATCGATAGGGATCGAAATCGGCTACACGAAGGAGACGATTCCGCCGCTCCACGAGGGGCTCTGCGAGTCGCCGGCACTCGATCGGGAACTCATCGTCGGCGGGCAGTCGGTCGACGGCACCGAGACGATCACGTCGTTCGTCTACGGCGAGCCGGAGCCCTACGAGTCGCTACTGTCCGATCGGGATGCAGTACTCGAGTACGATATCACCACAGCCGACGACGGCTTCTTCTGCTACCTTCGGCGCGAACTCGGTCCGGACGGGCTGTCGCTGCTGGACGCGCTCGCACAGAATACCGTCGTGGTCGTACCGCCGATCGAGGTTCGGTCCGATCGGACGATCCGACTGACGCTCGTCGGCCATTCGACGGATCTCACGGCGGTTATGGAGGAGGCCCCGGACGGGATTCGGTTCGACGTTCGCTGGGTGGGCGACGACGTGACGGTCAGCGACACTGCGGTCACCGACCGGCAGTCGAGGGCGTTGCGCGCCGCCTGGGAGGTCGGCTTCTACGAGGTCCCGCGGAAGGCGGGAATCGAGGCCGTCGCAGACGAACTCGGCTGTGCGGTCTCGACGGCGTCGGAACTCCTCCGGCGCGGGGAGGCCAACGCGGTCGAACGGGTGCTCGAGGACGGGCCGTGA